A section of the Virgibacillus sp. NKC19-3 genome encodes:
- a CDS encoding TetR/AcrR family transcriptional regulator — MTKTTRTSIIQAALSLFATSGYDGTTLAHIARTVGIQKPSLYNHFSSKDELYLTVAKKVMEESTEVMMASANTHRKKAIEDRIYLVLTESVDFIRQRHKGVMYKRFMLFPPSSLTEDLRKLGQSGDAKIDRILMDLYEEGRNEGALNVDSFAVFRAGFYILMDGLFTESFYYHEEDFQERLEGAWTVFWQGISR, encoded by the coding sequence ATGACGAAAACAACTCGCACTAGCATTATCCAAGCGGCACTTTCATTATTTGCGACAAGTGGCTATGATGGCACAACGCTCGCACATATCGCTAGAACTGTTGGCATTCAGAAACCATCTCTCTATAATCACTTCTCCAGTAAAGACGAATTATATTTGACAGTAGCCAAAAAGGTCATGGAAGAATCGACAGAAGTAATGATGGCTAGTGCAAACACGCATCGCAAGAAGGCTATCGAAGATCGAATCTATTTAGTCTTAACCGAAAGCGTTGATTTTATTCGTCAAAGGCATAAGGGTGTGATGTATAAACGATTTATGTTATTTCCACCTTCATCGCTTACGGAAGATTTACGAAAGCTTGGACAATCAGGAGATGCGAAAATTGACCGAATATTGATGGATTTGTATGAAGAGGGACGAAACGAAGGGGCGCTAAACGTAGATTCATTCGCTGTGTTTAGAGCAGGATTTTATATTTTGATGGATGGTTTGTTTACCGAAAGTTTTTATTATCATGAGGAAGATTTTCAAGAACGTTTGGAAGGAGCATGGACCGTGTTTTGGCAAGGAATATCAAGATAG
- a CDS encoding DMT family transporter, with protein sequence MKWLLVLFAAVFEVGWATGLKYANDTLTWTLTAIAVVISFWLLLKAAVLLPTSTAYAVFAGLGTIGTVLIDIVFFHAAISIWMMVFIVLLLVGVIGLKTVTGKTSERSEHA encoded by the coding sequence ATGAAATGGCTACTCGTCCTTTTTGCCGCTGTCTTTGAAGTAGGTTGGGCAACAGGACTTAAATATGCGAATGATACGTTAACATGGACGTTAACAGCAATCGCTGTCGTTATCAGCTTTTGGCTGCTCCTTAAAGCGGCGGTTCTTCTTCCTACAAGCACGGCTTATGCTGTTTTTGCAGGACTCGGAACCATTGGCACCGTACTCATAGATATCGTCTTTTTCCATGCTGCTATTAGTATTTGGATGATGGTGTTTATTGTACTTCTACTTGTAGGAGTCATCGGCTTAAAAACCGTAACAGGTAAGACATCAGAAAGGAGCGAGCACGCATGA
- a CDS encoding DMT family transporter, with translation MNWFILIIAGLFEVVGVTGMQKIAKGEKVSGFSILVAGFLISFTLLSVAMETIPLGIAYGVWTGMGTVGSAIVGMIFYNESTDRLRLMFMGLVIVAVVGLRVVSA, from the coding sequence ATGAATTGGTTCATCCTTATTATTGCGGGGCTCTTTGAAGTTGTCGGCGTTACCGGCATGCAAAAGATCGCAAAAGGCGAGAAGGTCTCTGGCTTTTCTATTCTTGTGGCGGGCTTCCTTATTAGTTTTACGTTACTATCTGTTGCTATGGAAACTATTCCGCTCGGCATTGCATACGGCGTCTGGACGGGAATGGGGACTGTTGGAAGTGCCATTGTCGGTATGATTTTTTACAATGAATCAACCGATCGTCTGCGTTTGATGTTTATGGGTTTGGTGATCGTAGCTGTTGTAGGATTGCGGGTCGTCTCGGCATGA
- the upp gene encoding uracil phosphoribosyltransferase, producing the protein MGKVFVLDHPLIQHKLTYIRDKNTGTKEFRELVDEVAMLMAFEITRNLPLQETTTETPVTEATTKVLAGKKIGLIPILRAGLGMVDGMLDLIPAAKVGHVGLYRDPETLTPHEYYIKLPSDIAERELIVIDPMLATGGSANDAIHSLKKRGAGNIRLMCLVAAPEGVEVIKKDHPDVDIYLGAMDETLDEKGYIVPGLGDAGDRLFGTK; encoded by the coding sequence ATGGGAAAAGTTTTCGTTCTGGACCATCCGTTGATTCAACATAAATTAACGTACATAAGAGATAAAAACACAGGAACCAAAGAATTCCGGGAGCTTGTTGATGAGGTCGCAATGTTAATGGCATTTGAAATTACCAGAAATCTCCCTTTGCAGGAAACAACAACTGAAACTCCAGTGACGGAAGCAACAACAAAGGTACTTGCTGGTAAAAAAATCGGGCTTATCCCAATTTTGCGTGCGGGCCTTGGAATGGTTGATGGTATGTTGGATCTTATTCCGGCAGCTAAAGTTGGTCATGTTGGCTTGTATCGTGACCCGGAAACCTTAACCCCTCATGAATACTATATCAAATTACCATCTGATATTGCAGAGAGGGAACTGATTGTCATTGACCCAATGCTTGCTACAGGAGGATCTGCAAACGACGCGATCCATTCCCTGAAGAAGCGTGGCGCAGGAAATATTCGTCTCATGTGTTTGGTCGCAGCACCTGAAGGCGTGGAAGTAATTAAAAAAGATCACCCGGATGTTGATATTTACTTAGGCGCCATGGATGAAACCCTGGATGAAAAAGGATATATTGTTCCTGGACTTGGTGATGCCGGTGACCGTTTATTTGGAACAAAATAA
- a CDS encoding AbrB/MazE/SpoVT family DNA-binding domain-containing protein, translated as MTTTVQKWGGSTGIRIPQHIAKKYNIVPGTEVQISDDGEKVVLTPVKDVPTLEELVAKCTPENSHEEIDFSGPTGRELI; from the coding sequence GTGACTACAACTGTTCAAAAGTGGGGAGGAAGCACTGGAATTCGAATCCCTCAGCACATAGCAAAAAAGTACAATATTGTTCCAGGCACTGAAGTTCAAATATCTGACGATGGAGAAAAGGTCGTATTAACCCCTGTGAAAGATGTACCTACACTAGAGGAACTTGTAGCAAAGTGTACACCGGAAAATAGCCATGAAGAGATTGACTTTAGTGGACCAACCGGAAGGGAACTCATTTAA
- a CDS encoding serine hydroxymethyltransferase, protein MEHVKQTDPEIFEAMEAERTRQQEKIELIASENFVSEAVMEAMGSVLTNKYAEGYPGKRYYGGCEHVDVVENLARNRVCELFDAEHANVQPHSGAQANMAVYAAALEHGDTVLGLNLNHGGHLTHGSPVNFSGKLYNFEDYGVAEESEQLDYDAILERAKEVSPTLIVAGATAYPRKIDFAKFREIADEVGAYLMVDMAHIAGLVATGLHQNPVPYADFVTTTTHKTLRGPRGGVILCKEEHAKKVDKSVFPGIQGGPLMHVIAAKATAFKEALSDDFKAYTKQIIENAHVLSDALRHAGVRVVSGGTDNHLILVDVTPLELTGKVAENVLDDIGITANKNTIPFDTESPFVTSGVRIGTAAVTSRGFGEAEMKEIAAIISLTLKNHQDEGKLQEATERVKALTDKFPLYA, encoded by the coding sequence ATGGAACATGTCAAGCAAACAGATCCGGAAATTTTCGAGGCAATGGAAGCAGAAAGAACACGGCAACAGGAGAAAATCGAGCTGATCGCATCCGAAAACTTTGTATCAGAAGCGGTAATGGAAGCAATGGGCTCTGTACTGACAAATAAATATGCAGAAGGATACCCGGGAAAAAGATATTATGGTGGCTGTGAGCATGTAGATGTGGTTGAGAATCTAGCACGCAACCGCGTGTGCGAACTTTTCGATGCGGAGCATGCGAATGTACAACCTCATTCCGGGGCGCAGGCAAATATGGCAGTCTATGCAGCCGCATTGGAACATGGGGATACCGTTTTAGGACTTAATCTAAACCACGGTGGCCACTTGACGCACGGAAGCCCTGTTAATTTTAGCGGAAAGCTTTATAACTTCGAGGATTACGGTGTAGCAGAAGAAAGTGAACAGTTGGATTATGATGCTATTCTAGAACGAGCTAAAGAAGTGAGCCCAACATTGATTGTCGCAGGAGCAACTGCTTATCCGCGTAAAATTGACTTCGCCAAATTTCGTGAAATCGCCGATGAAGTTGGCGCTTATCTGATGGTTGATATGGCACATATTGCCGGGCTTGTTGCGACAGGTTTGCACCAAAATCCGGTCCCATATGCTGATTTTGTTACCACAACGACACATAAAACATTGCGCGGTCCCCGTGGTGGTGTGATTTTATGTAAAGAAGAACATGCCAAAAAGGTGGACAAATCTGTATTCCCGGGAATACAGGGCGGCCCATTGATGCATGTCATTGCTGCTAAGGCAACGGCTTTCAAGGAAGCTTTATCCGATGATTTTAAAGCATATACGAAACAAATTATCGAAAACGCACATGTACTGAGTGACGCATTACGTCACGCGGGAGTTCGCGTTGTCTCAGGTGGAACGGACAATCATTTAATTTTAGTCGATGTAACGCCACTGGAATTGACAGGCAAAGTGGCTGAAAACGTCTTGGATGATATTGGTATTACGGCCAATAAGAATACCATTCCATTTGATACGGAGAGTCCTTTTGTAACAAGCGGCGTTCGGATTGGAACAGCAGCTGTCACGTCACGAGGATTTGGCGAAGCGGAGATGAAGGAAATCGCGGCCATTATTTCGCTAACATTAAAAAATCATCAAGATGAAGGAAAGTTACAAGAGGCCACAGAGCGTGTGAAAGCATTGACAGATAAATTTCCGTTGTATGCGTAG
- a CDS encoding TIGR01440 family protein — protein sequence MTDVNRNARQDIEAIVDEWIGGDYVKAGDLFVIGCSTSEIVGKHIGTSGSEAIAAILFTALKRLQQQTGVHLVFQSCEHINRALVMERETSEKYQLEEVSVVPVPKAGGAMASYAFKHMENPVVVESVKADAGIDIGETMIGMQLKHVAVPLRLNQRYVGNARAIAARTRPKLIGGIRANYETSNS from the coding sequence ATGACAGATGTTAACCGGAATGCACGTCAGGATATAGAAGCGATTGTGGACGAATGGATTGGTGGCGATTATGTAAAGGCAGGCGATCTTTTCGTTATTGGCTGTTCTACAAGTGAAATTGTCGGAAAACACATTGGGACATCCGGTAGTGAAGCGATTGCCGCTATCCTATTTACCGCATTGAAAAGGCTACAACAACAAACAGGCGTTCATCTCGTCTTCCAATCCTGTGAACACATCAACCGAGCTTTAGTCATGGAAAGAGAAACGAGTGAAAAATATCAGCTTGAAGAGGTTTCCGTCGTTCCGGTACCAAAGGCAGGGGGTGCAATGGCTTCCTATGCTTTTAAACATATGGAAAATCCGGTTGTTGTGGAAAGTGTAAAAGCAGATGCCGGCATCGATATTGGAGAAACGATGATTGGGATGCAACTTAAACATGTTGCCGTTCCATTGCGTCTTAACCAGCGATATGTTGGAAATGCCCGTGCAATTGCAGCTCGAACTCGACCTAAGCTAATCGGCGGGATTCGTGCAAACTATGAAACCAGTAATTCATGA
- a CDS encoding low molecular weight protein arginine phosphatase has product MKILFVCTGNTCRSPMAEALVGDKIPRAEVRSAGIFAGENQRANQFATQVLQEKGIKLNHLSQPVTNKLLHWADIVLTMTTQHKQSLIMEYPNFQDKYFTLKEYVSEADKKVWKALKQAYSDYEEKRSLFIQENQHKFDNTLLDQKLKDHLHDDVAHIKKLEASLINYDISDPFGGDVRIYREALTELDKYTDLLKKKLDL; this is encoded by the coding sequence ATGAAGATTTTGTTTGTCTGTACAGGGAATACGTGCCGAAGTCCGATGGCTGAGGCGCTTGTGGGGGATAAAATACCTAGGGCGGAGGTGCGGTCTGCCGGGATTTTTGCAGGGGAAAATCAACGTGCCAACCAATTTGCAACACAAGTATTGCAGGAAAAAGGTATTAAACTGAATCACCTTTCCCAGCCGGTAACAAATAAGTTGTTGCATTGGGCGGATATTGTTTTAACCATGACTACCCAGCATAAGCAATCACTTATCATGGAATATCCGAATTTTCAGGATAAATATTTTACATTAAAGGAATACGTTTCTGAAGCTGATAAAAAGGTATGGAAGGCGCTTAAGCAAGCCTATTCGGATTATGAAGAAAAACGATCCTTATTTATCCAGGAAAATCAACATAAGTTTGATAATACACTGCTAGATCAGAAATTAAAAGACCACCTGCACGATGATGTAGCACATATTAAGAAATTGGAAGCAAGTCTTATTAATTATGATATTTCCGACCCATTCGGTGGTGATGTAAGGATTTATCGGGAAGCCCTGACAGAGCTGGATAAATATACGGATTTATTAAAGAAGAAGTTAGATCTCTAG
- a CDS encoding manganese efflux pump MntP encodes MSSYYIGELVSLLFMAFALGLDAFSVSLGLGMQQLRLKRIAFVGLIIGLFHIIMPFSGIILGQAISTQIGNLTTLAGGLLLFGIGAQMLFSAFHHEAKKIIQPVGIGLLFLAFSVSIDSFSVGLSLGISGVKTALAFVFFGIASTTLSWAGMMLGRKVHGILGVYSEILGGSILCGFGLLLLFG; translated from the coding sequence ATGTCGAGTTATTACATCGGTGAATTGGTTTCCTTATTATTTATGGCTTTTGCATTAGGATTGGACGCATTTTCAGTCAGCCTTGGGCTCGGCATGCAGCAGCTGCGCCTGAAACGAATTGCATTTGTCGGTCTTATCATCGGCCTATTCCATATTATTATGCCGTTTTCAGGGATCATTCTTGGACAAGCCATATCCACTCAAATCGGCAACCTTACTACCTTAGCCGGAGGGCTTTTATTGTTTGGTATTGGTGCGCAAATGCTTTTTTCCGCCTTTCATCACGAAGCAAAAAAAATCATCCAGCCAGTTGGTATCGGACTGTTGTTTTTAGCATTCAGTGTTAGTATAGATAGCTTTTCTGTTGGATTAAGCCTTGGTATATCAGGTGTCAAAACTGCGTTGGCATTCGTTTTCTTTGGTATAGCAAGCACAACCCTTTCATGGGCAGGGATGATGCTGGGCAGAAAGGTTCATGGCATCCTGGGTGTTTATAGTGAAATATTAGGTGGCAGTATACTATGTGGATTTGGCTTGTTGCTATTGTTTGGTTGA
- a CDS encoding L-threonylcarbamoyladenylate synthase, with the protein METIRWNLKNDYLYNQKAIKGAAELLKSGSVVAFPTETVYGLGADATKEEAVSKIFQAKGRPQDNPLIAHVATKNQLTRIVGNYPPFVDKLMDAFVPGPLTFVLPSNGTCVENVTAGLSTIGVRIPDHPVAQELLSVSDIPIAAPSANISGKPSPTTGHHVWADLQGKIAGLLDAGPTGVGVESTVIDCTHEVPIILRPGGITKEQLETVVGSIIIDPAIAGANERPAAPGMKYKHYSPEVPLWLVKGGHRKMQQVIDEEKNGRQVGVIASTETAQALEADNMISLGWELPEIAAHLYEALRTFKEGDVEIIICEAFPEEGIGQAIMNRLKKAASVYL; encoded by the coding sequence ATGGAAACAATACGTTGGAATTTAAAAAATGATTATTTGTATAACCAGAAGGCAATTAAAGGTGCTGCTGAATTGCTTAAAAGTGGCTCTGTCGTGGCCTTTCCCACGGAAACCGTATACGGGTTGGGAGCAGATGCAACAAAGGAAGAGGCGGTATCAAAAATTTTCCAAGCGAAAGGCCGCCCACAGGATAATCCATTGATAGCCCATGTTGCAACCAAAAATCAATTAACAAGGATTGTGGGCAACTATCCACCATTTGTGGATAAGTTAATGGATGCGTTTGTACCAGGCCCTTTAACTTTTGTCCTACCCAGTAATGGGACGTGTGTGGAAAATGTCACAGCGGGTTTATCCACAATTGGTGTAAGAATACCAGATCACCCTGTTGCACAAGAATTACTAAGCGTAAGTGATATTCCAATTGCGGCACCGAGTGCTAATATTTCCGGAAAACCCAGTCCAACAACAGGTCACCATGTCTGGGCAGATTTACAAGGGAAGATTGCTGGTTTACTTGATGCGGGTCCTACAGGTGTTGGGGTAGAGTCCACCGTTATCGATTGTACGCATGAAGTCCCTATTATACTCCGGCCGGGTGGTATAACGAAGGAACAACTGGAGACGGTTGTCGGTTCTATCATCATCGATCCGGCAATCGCTGGTGCAAACGAACGACCGGCAGCACCTGGAATGAAGTACAAGCATTATTCACCGGAAGTCCCATTATGGCTGGTGAAAGGTGGTCACAGGAAAATGCAGCAAGTCATCGATGAGGAGAAAAATGGCCGTCAGGTTGGGGTGATTGCTAGTACAGAGACGGCTCAGGCTTTAGAAGCGGATAACATGATCTCACTCGGTTGGGAGTTGCCTGAAATTGCGGCTCATTTATATGAAGCATTGCGGACATTTAAGGAAGGTGATGTGGAAATTATTATATGTGAAGCCTTTCCGGAAGAAGGGATTGGTCAAGCCATTATGAACCGATTGAAAAAAGCGGCCAGCGTTTACCTGTAA
- the spoIIR gene encoding stage II sporulation protein R codes for MKKLVFFAFIFLIFFFTFPNIGVSEQSDSDSEYDVEVIPDDAIRLRILANSDSEEDQALKRVVRDHVNAEITEWVSHITEIEEARALIESRIPEIEAIIKDVLQEENAGYDFDVEYGSNVSFPMKLYGSYLYPAGEYEAVLITIGEGQGDNWWCVLFPPLCFLDFDDGTSVAEQESDEVEEEEGEEADVKFFLFEWFDWS; via the coding sequence ATGAAGAAACTAGTATTTTTTGCATTTATATTTTTAATATTCTTTTTTACCTTTCCAAATATAGGGGTTAGTGAGCAATCAGACTCCGATTCTGAATACGATGTTGAAGTTATTCCAGATGATGCGATTCGACTTCGGATTCTGGCAAATAGTGATAGTGAAGAAGATCAAGCATTAAAGCGGGTCGTGCGGGATCATGTGAACGCGGAAATTACAGAGTGGGTATCACATATTACGGAAATCGAAGAAGCGAGAGCATTAATAGAATCACGTATTCCAGAGATAGAGGCAATCATTAAAGATGTTTTACAGGAAGAAAATGCAGGTTATGATTTTGACGTGGAATATGGTTCAAATGTGTCTTTTCCTATGAAACTATATGGATCTTATTTATACCCGGCAGGCGAATATGAAGCAGTATTAATTACGATCGGTGAGGGACAAGGTGACAATTGGTGGTGCGTACTATTTCCGCCTCTATGCTTTCTGGATTTCGATGATGGTACAAGTGTTGCTGAACAGGAGTCAGATGAAGTAGAGGAAGAAGAAGGGGAAGAAGCGGATGTGAAATTTTTTCTATTTGAATGGTTTGACTGGTCATAG
- the prmC gene encoding peptide chain release factor N(5)-glutamine methyltransferase, with protein sequence MNLKQYEVLNRASLFLEKHNREPKVAELLLQHHLQVSRSKFYAMMQDRPSRTVVENFQTDISKHALTGVPVQHLTGQESFYGRLFSINEHVLIPRPETEELVQHVIHRARQNKEVQPVIVDVGTGSGVIAITLALEIPNAIVYATDISEEALTIADQNAKRLGAEVPFLQGNFLQPFIDNHVQANIIVSNPPYIAKADAGYLSDTVKNFDPEIALFAAENGLAAYKQIIEQSREVIGKGGHLAFEIGYEQSVAVTALIKNVFPMAEVQTIQDINKKDRIVTVRNR encoded by the coding sequence ATGAATCTTAAACAATATGAAGTCCTCAACCGGGCTTCTCTTTTTTTAGAAAAACATAACCGTGAACCAAAAGTGGCGGAGCTGTTGCTACAGCACCATCTGCAGGTTTCCCGTTCCAAATTTTACGCGATGATGCAGGATCGACCTTCGCGAACCGTGGTGGAAAATTTCCAAACCGATATTTCCAAGCATGCGTTAACGGGTGTTCCTGTTCAGCATCTTACCGGACAGGAATCCTTTTATGGAAGGCTATTTTCCATTAATGAACATGTGCTCATCCCGAGACCGGAAACGGAAGAGCTGGTTCAACATGTGATACACCGAGCCCGGCAAAATAAAGAAGTGCAACCAGTCATCGTTGATGTCGGTACAGGAAGCGGGGTCATTGCTATTACACTTGCACTTGAGATCCCAAACGCAATTGTATACGCCACTGATATTTCAGAAGAGGCGCTAACCATTGCTGATCAGAACGCAAAGCGGCTTGGTGCGGAGGTGCCCTTTTTACAGGGCAATTTTCTGCAGCCATTCATCGATAACCATGTACAAGCGAATATCATCGTATCCAATCCACCGTATATTGCAAAGGCGGACGCGGGATATCTATCCGATACTGTAAAAAATTTTGATCCGGAGATCGCCTTATTCGCAGCGGAAAATGGGTTAGCTGCTTATAAGCAAATTATTGAACAATCGCGTGAGGTGATCGGAAAAGGCGGTCATCTGGCATTTGAAATAGGATATGAACAGAGCGTTGCCGTAACGGCATTGATCAAAAATGTTTTTCCAATGGCTGAAGTCCAGACCATTCAAGATATAAATAAAAAAGATCGTATTGTGACGGTACGCAACCGTTGA
- the prfA gene encoding peptide chain release factor 1, translating to MLERLQSLEDRYDTLNEMLSDPDIISDTAKLREYSKEQAGLEDVVQAYRKYKDVTAQLKDAKEMQEDNLDDEMEEMVKAEITELEQSKEELEEKMKVLMLPKDPNDDKNVFMEIRGAAGGDEAALFAGDLYRMYSQFAENHGWKTEVMEASSTGVGGYKEIVFMISGTGAYSKLKYENGAHRVQRVPETESGGRIHTSTATVAILPEAEDVEVDINEKDIRVDTFASSGPGGQSVNTTMSAVRLTHEPTGVVVSIQDEKSQIKNKEKAMKVLRARIYDMYQQEAQAEYDESRKSAVGTGDRSERIRTYNFPQNRVTDHRIGLTIHKLDQVLQGKLEEFIDALLLEEQTKKLEQIGE from the coding sequence ATGTTAGAACGTTTACAATCATTGGAAGATCGATATGATACATTGAATGAAATGCTTAGTGACCCTGATATTATAAGTGATACAGCGAAATTAAGAGAGTATTCGAAGGAACAGGCGGGTCTGGAGGATGTTGTGCAGGCCTATCGTAAATATAAAGATGTAACCGCGCAGTTAAAAGATGCGAAAGAGATGCAAGAAGATAATTTGGATGATGAAATGGAAGAGATGGTGAAAGCAGAAATCACCGAACTCGAACAATCCAAGGAAGAACTTGAAGAAAAGATGAAAGTGTTAATGCTTCCGAAAGATCCGAATGATGATAAAAACGTGTTTATGGAAATTCGCGGTGCAGCGGGCGGTGATGAGGCTGCATTATTCGCTGGCGATCTATACCGTATGTATTCTCAATTTGCAGAGAATCATGGATGGAAAACAGAAGTCATGGAAGCTAGTTCAACAGGAGTTGGCGGTTATAAAGAGATTGTTTTTATGATCAGCGGAACTGGAGCATATTCCAAATTAAAATATGAAAATGGGGCACATCGCGTTCAACGGGTTCCGGAGACAGAATCCGGTGGCCGAATTCATACATCAACGGCAACGGTCGCTATTTTGCCTGAAGCTGAAGATGTCGAGGTTGATATCAATGAAAAAGATATTCGTGTCGATACATTTGCCTCAAGCGGACCCGGGGGGCAAAGTGTCAATACGACGATGTCAGCAGTGCGCTTAACCCATGAACCGACCGGAGTTGTTGTATCTATCCAAGATGAAAAATCACAAATTAAAAACAAGGAAAAGGCGATGAAGGTGCTGCGTGCACGGATTTATGATATGTATCAACAGGAAGCTCAGGCGGAATATGATGAAAGCAGAAAATCAGCTGTTGGCACAGGGGATCGTTCCGAGCGGATTCGCACCTATAATTTCCCGCAAAATCGTGTGACCGATCACCGTATTGGATTAACGATTCATAAATTGGATCAGGTCTTGCAAGGGAAACTGGAAGAATTTATCGATGCTTTGTTATTGGAAGAACAAACCAAGAAATTGGAACAAATAGGGGAATAA
- a CDS encoding NERD domain-containing protein, giving the protein MIVKKYEKSLKLWQLEALDRRLAPLHPEKGRVQKSLKNKQAGAKGEKEISYPLRFLDDRKYLILHNLRIADEQGFFQIDTLMLSAKYILILEVKNWYGTVIFGENGQVTRINDENKEDGFENPNSQAKLQRHRLQRWLRLQCDMELPIKFFIVISFPSTIIKSATSQNLIPKEVIHKNDLYFKIEALSNELTVNYMEKEQLMNLAKRLMAAHKPQDENILDRFRITKNELIKGVFCPKCGAISMVRDKRKWLCSACKYVSIKAHLPSLFDYKLLIGDKISNREARDFLQVDSPDVVKGILKRENFSRIGEKSTRLYALKFNNNWNN; this is encoded by the coding sequence ATGATTGTAAAGAAGTACGAAAAATCATTGAAATTGTGGCAACTGGAAGCATTAGATCGAAGGTTGGCTCCACTGCATCCAGAGAAGGGTAGAGTTCAAAAGAGTTTAAAGAATAAGCAAGCAGGCGCAAAAGGTGAAAAAGAAATCTCATATCCTTTACGATTTTTAGATGACCGGAAATATCTTATATTACACAATCTCCGGATTGCGGATGAGCAAGGTTTTTTTCAAATAGATACACTTATGTTGTCTGCAAAGTACATTCTTATTTTGGAAGTAAAAAATTGGTATGGTACTGTTATATTTGGTGAAAATGGACAGGTAACACGTATCAATGATGAAAATAAGGAAGACGGCTTCGAGAACCCTAACTCGCAAGCAAAACTTCAAAGACATCGCCTGCAAAGGTGGCTTCGCTTACAATGTGATATGGAGCTCCCCATCAAGTTCTTCATCGTAATCAGCTTTCCCAGCACGATCATCAAATCTGCAACTTCTCAAAATCTTATCCCAAAAGAAGTAATTCATAAAAATGATCTGTACTTTAAAATAGAGGCTTTAAGCAATGAATTAACTGTGAATTATATGGAAAAAGAACAGCTCATGAATCTCGCCAAACGTTTAATGGCAGCGCATAAACCTCAAGATGAAAATATATTGGATCGATTTCGTATAACTAAAAATGAATTGATAAAGGGCGTTTTCTGCCCGAAGTGTGGTGCGATATCAATGGTCAGAGATAAAAGAAAATGGCTTTGTTCGGCATGTAAATATGTATCAATAAAAGCACACTTGCCGTCTTTGTTTGATTATAAATTGTTAATTGGTGATAAAATATCCAATAGAGAAGCGAGGGATTTTTTACAAGTGGATTCACCAGACGTTGTTAAAGGTATTTTAAAAAGGGAAAATTTTAGTAGAATAGGGGAAAAAAGTACCCGGTTGTATGCGTTGAAATTTAACAACAACTGGAATAATTAA
- a CDS encoding thymidine kinase, whose product MYQWQQHGWVEVICGSMFSGKSEELIRRVRRATYGNLSVRVFKPVMDTRYENKSVVSHSGSSTVARPVKSADEILENINENLDIIGIDEAQFFDEPIINVVNQLASQGFHVIIAGLDTNFRGEPFGAMPKLMALSESVTKLNAICPICGAPASRTQRLIDGRPASYDDPTILVGASESYEPRCRHHHEVPKKTSDKASSDLSEVSK is encoded by the coding sequence ATGTATCAATGGCAACAACATGGTTGGGTGGAAGTAATTTGTGGTAGCATGTTTTCCGGAAAATCAGAGGAATTAATCCGTCGCGTTCGCCGTGCAACATACGGGAATTTATCTGTGCGTGTTTTTAAACCGGTAATGGATACTAGGTATGAGAATAAATCTGTTGTATCACATAGTGGATCTTCCACCGTAGCACGCCCTGTAAAAAGCGCGGATGAAATTTTGGAGAATATAAATGAAAACTTGGATATCATCGGAATTGATGAGGCGCAATTTTTCGATGAACCTATTATCAACGTGGTAAATCAGCTCGCGAGTCAAGGATTTCATGTCATCATTGCAGGTCTGGACACTAATTTTCGTGGGGAGCCATTTGGCGCCATGCCCAAACTAATGGCATTAAGCGAATCTGTAACAAAATTAAACGCCATTTGTCCAATATGCGGAGCTCCTGCCAGTCGTACCCAGCGTCTCATTGATGGTCGTCCGGCATCATATGATGATCCGACTATTTTAGTAGGTGCTTCTGAATCCTATGAACCAAGATGTCGCCACCATCACGAAGTCCCAAAAAAAACAAGTGATAAAGCCTCAAGTGATCTGTCTGAGGTATCGAAGTAA